The DNA segment TAGAAAGGGCGAATCTGAAGTTAATGATTATTCCCGAAATGACACCCTCCACAGGATGACATTTCAGACGAAATCGCAAAGGTTAATTATTCCAAGCTGCCTGCCGGAAAGTCCTTCGAAGATGAATCCAATGGAACTGAATGCCCCTCAACAGGAAGAAAAAGCATCAACCTGCAACGGACAAGATACCCCCCCTACCGCTTAAAGGATCACTTCGTTACCTTCTGTGCTGAAATTTGCCTTCCATCGAGTTTAATCGAAAGGGTGTAAATCCCGGATGCAAGATTCTCCGTCGAAATCGACAGCGTCTGCACGCCTTGGTAGGCATTCTTGACTTCGCGGTGCACGACCTGACCGATCGAATTCGTCAACGAAATTTCACAAACGGCATTCACTTGCGCATCCAATTCGAAGGAAATCTCGTCCTCAAATGGATTGGGATAAGCCGCTTCGACATGGCCTTTGTAGGCACTTGTGAGCATGGCCTGCACGACGGGCGAATACAGCGCAAGGCCATTTTCGTCGAGCTGCCGCAAGCGGTACCAATAGATCACCTCGCGCCGGACGTCGTGGTCGGCATATTGATAATCAACAGCTTCATCGCCATTTTGTCCCAGCCCTTCTACGAATTCAAGCATTTGAAAATGGACTCCATCCGTGGAGCGCTCGACTTCAAATCCGGCATTGTTGGACTCCGAATTGGTCGACCAATCGACGGAAATGTAGCTGCCGTCGACGGGTGTGGCGGTGATGCTTGTGTAATTGACCGGCAAGATGTTGCAGCCACCTGCAGGGAATGTGAAGCAACGGTTGTCGAGATAATCGACCCCATCGGCCGTCGCATGTGGGCCATCGTAACCTGCGCCTGCATGATCAAATTCGCCAATCTGCGAATAATTGATGCCGTCATTGGCGTTGATGCCTACGGTGGCAGGGACGCCACCAAATCCGCCGACGCCGCTGGAGGCACTCCCCGTCGTCCAAGACATTCCCTGATAATAGAAAGCAGTGTTGTTTCCGACGCCGATGAGAGGATCCGTGCCATTGGACAGGATCAACTGAAAAGTATTCAACTTGTCGCACTGCGAACTGTAATACCCGACGTTGTGCCACGAGACAATCGTATTGGTGGCATTGGCCCGGTGATACACCGTACCACAACTGCGTGTATCGACGTCTGCCCAGAACGGGGCGACCATGACCGCCGAAGTATTGTTGGGCATCCCGGTTGATGTGAACGTGTAGAATGGCGCACCAAATGTGACGTTGCCGTTCATGTTCACATACATATCCGTATAGGCACCGCCACATATATTATATGTGAACCCCAAAGGAATTAAACTTGAAGAACACACATCGTCACAACCTTGGGTGAATCCGGCAGGCAATCCATGCCCGTTGCTCACGGGATTGATGTAACAGTTAAAATTCCCTGGACAGGTCACGCAGGAGATTGTCGCCTGCCACCCTGAGGAAACAACAGAGCCATCAGTCACAAATCGGAATGTGAGGCAACCCGTTGAGGAGGTCACAGCGCCCGGCAACACCGCGCCGGAATAGGTGCCGATCACGGGCGAAGCCGTGGTTGGGCCATCGTAAATGGTGAGCAAGTCAAACCCGGACTCTGTGTTGAATGCTGTGAAATTGACACGCACGCAATTCCCGGAATTGGAGCAAATCGTTTGTGTAAACGATTCGTTGACGCCGTAATTGCCCCCTGCGCCACCAGAATCGTAAAAATTCCCCGAGCAAACCGATGCCGTACAATTGCCAATGTTGGGGAGGCACGGCCCCCCTCCGCAAGGTGTACACGATATGGTGGCGTTCCATCCGGCAAGGACCACGGAACCGTCTGTGGTAAATCGGAAGGTAAGACAACCCGAAGTGGATGTCACGGTCCCCGGAGACGTCGTACCAGTGTAAGTACCAATCAAAGGCGAGCCAATGTTGGGGCCGTCATAGATGTAGAGGTAGTCAAAACCGGATTCGAGTTGAAAGGAGGAGAATGCCACGCGAACGCAGTTTCCCGGTGTACCGCATATTGTATGGGTGAGGTTGGCGCCGTTGGTGTAGTTTCCGGCAGCGCCGCCATTGTCATAAAAGGAGCCGGAGCAGGCCACATCGGAACAATTCCCGATGTTGGGGAGGCAACCACCACCGCCGCCCCCGCAGGGAACACAGGAAATTGACGCTGCCCATCCTGAATATGTGACCGATCCGTCAGAGGTAAAACGAAAGGTCAAGCAGCCTGTGGTCGATGTCACGACACCGGGCGAAGTCAAGCCCGTGTAGGTGCCGATCAGCGGAGAAGCGGTCGAGGGACCGTTGTAGATATAGAGGTAATCCCATCCGCTTTCCAGATCAAACGCTGAAAATGAGACCCGCACACAGTTTCCCGAATTGGAGCAAATTGTGAATGTCGAATTTTCACCGTTGAGGTAGGTTCCGCCGACATTGCCGGAATCGTAGAAGTTGCCGGAACAGGCATTGACGGTTCCGTTGGTCTGCGTAAACGTTTGTGCACCCAGCCCAAAAGGAAGGAGCAGAAAAATTGCGAGAAGCCAATGATTAAACGTTTTCATCGTCGATTGTGGGTTAAGGTTAGACTCAATGGTGTTCGGCAGTGGTATTGGACTTGTCCATCACCTGAAATCCCTTGGATTCAAACAGCGTACGCAGGTGTTCAAAGGTCCAAGGTTGCTTCACAATCGCACTGATGCGCTGCTGCTGATAGAGAAATATCTGTTGGCGCACCATTGGCTCAGCCTCAAGCACCTCTTTCACAGCGTAGTATGTGGTTTTGTAATCGCCGCCTTCCCATGTAAGGATAAACTCATTGGCATCTGGAAGCGCCTTCTCCAACTTGATCTTGACGGTTAAGTTTTGGGCATTCAATCCCATTCCAATCCCCGTCAGCAATAGCAAAACTGAAATTGACAATCCAATCTTCTTCATAATGCACCTGCAATTGTTCCTTTTGGCCACACCAATTCCTTCTTTTGGCCCGAATCCGTAAACAAACACCTACATGTGAAGATACATAATTCTATTGATTCAATAGACATTATTTTAGTGGTGGAATGCCAAGATTGTCAGATATTTTGCTTGAGTGGTCCGTAAGCAGTGTTGAATGGTTGTATCTTTCCTTCGAGGTTTCCGTTGATAGGCTTATAATTTCCGGGCGAATGGGAGGCAAAATGATCCAAAAGTTGGGATTGTTCTCGGGTTGGGCGACCCTGACCCTGCTTTCTATATTCCTGTTTGGCATCACGACGCTCTACTTTTCCTTTTGCAGTGACTGCAATTTTCTTTTGAAAAAGCAGGATGTCGTTTTCAATCCCTACTGGCGCACAGCATTTTACATTCACATCACGGGCGGCATGCTGGCCATTATCACGGGGCCATGGCAGTTTTTGAGGGCCTTCCGGAGAAAGTTCATGCAGGTGCACCGGTTGTTGGGCAAGGTTTATCTCGCTGCCATTTTGCTTGTAGCCGGCCCCTCGGGGCAATTCATGGCGTTTTATTCAGAAGGCGGCATCTTGTCTACGATTGGCTTCCTGATCATGTCGGTGCTTTGGCTTTGGACGACATGGATGGCCTATGCGACCATCCGAAAACGAGACATCCTCGCACACCGTGACTGGATGACGCGGAGTTTTGCCCTGACATTGGCCGCGGTGACCCTGCGTATTTATGTGCCCCTGGCCTCAAGCGTCTGGCATTGGCATCCTGAATTTGTCGTTGAAAGTTCGGCGTGGCTCAGTTGGATTCCCAATTTGATCGTTGCCGAAATTTTGATTCGCACGAAGGCAATAAAAATTTGATCGCAACTGTACCTTTTTGAGAGCCTGTACGTTATACAGCAAATCCACCTTCAATTTGATTGCCCTATGAATCCCAAAATGTTCGCGTTGCTTTTGTTGATCCCGGTTGCAGTTTTTGCGACGGATAAGCTGACCAGTCCAGCCGCCGATGGCGGTGGAAAGGAAAAACGTAAAACTGAAGCGACGGAAACCGTGGCGCAGACCGAAGAAGCGATCCTGTCTTCGGAGGCTAAACAGGTTGCCGTTCAAAGTGAAACCCAAAATGTTGTTGCAGGATCCGAGGAACAATCCGCCCAAACGGCATCGGAACCCGTGCAGCAATCGGTAAGTTCCAAGGTTTCCGACGAAAAATCAGCCGCCATTGCCTCCATTCGCAAACTGATCGCCGAAAATCGCGACGCCGAAGAATATGACGCGCATGACTACAGCCAACGGATGTACATCTATGACGATGAGGAAAATGATGATTTGAAAAATTGGCTGTTCAAAGAAGTCAAAACACGGCTCGAGGATTCCAATCCCATGTCTCTGAACCTCGCCGAGCAATTCAGCCGTTGCCCGAGTGGCTACCATGTATTTGTCGTTACCAAAGATGAGCAGCCCACCAACGAAGGCTGGATTGCCGAAGACTCCGGCTGTTGGGACCGTCCAGTCACCAAATTCCGCTACGATTTCGCAGCAAAAACCGTCGAGGCCGACGCTGGCGAACTTGGATATCTACCGATCGACAAGTTTTTGCGGTTGTTGAAGGCTGCGAAAGTTTGAAGGAATGATTCGAACATAAAAAAAGCCTCCGGTTTAGCTGGGGGCTTTTTTGTTGGGGCAGGTCATCCAAATTCGGGGAATTAC comes from the Bacteroidota bacterium genome and includes:
- a CDS encoding T9SS type A sorting domain-containing protein, translating into MKTFNHWLLAIFLLLPFGLGAQTFTQTNGTVNACSGNFYDSGNVGGTYLNGENSTFTICSNSGNCVRVSFSAFDLESGWDYLYIYNGPSTASPLIGTYTGLTSPGVVTSTTGCLTFRFTSDGSVTYSGWAASISCVPCGGGGGGCLPNIGNCSDVACSGSFYDNGGAAGNYTNGANLTHTICGTPGNCVRVAFSSFQLESGFDYLYIYDGPNIGSPLIGTYTGTTSPGTVTSTSGCLTFRFTTDGSVVLAGWNATISCTPCGGGPCLPNIGNCTASVCSGNFYDSGGAGGNYGVNESFTQTICSNSGNCVRVNFTAFNTESGFDLLTIYDGPTTASPVIGTYSGAVLPGAVTSSTGCLTFRFVTDGSVVSSGWQATISCVTCPGNFNCYINPVSNGHGLPAGFTQGCDDVCSSSLIPLGFTYNICGGAYTDMYVNMNGNVTFGAPFYTFTSTGMPNNTSAVMVAPFWADVDTRSCGTVYHRANATNTIVSWHNVGYYSSQCDKLNTFQLILSNGTDPLIGVGNNTAFYYQGMSWTTGSASSGVGGFGGVPATVGINANDGINYSQIGEFDHAGAGYDGPHATADGVDYLDNRCFTFPAGGCNILPVNYTSITATPVDGSYISVDWSTNSESNNAGFEVERSTDGVHFQMLEFVEGLGQNGDEAVDYQYADHDVRREVIYWYRLRQLDENGLALYSPVVQAMLTSAYKGHVEAAYPNPFEDEISFELDAQVNAVCEISLTNSIGQVVHREVKNAYQGVQTLSISTENLASGIYTLSIKLDGRQISAQKVTK
- a CDS encoding DUF2306 domain-containing protein; protein product: MIQKLGLFSGWATLTLLSIFLFGITTLYFSFCSDCNFLLKKQDVVFNPYWRTAFYIHITGGMLAIITGPWQFLRAFRRKFMQVHRLLGKVYLAAILLVAGPSGQFMAFYSEGGILSTIGFLIMSVLWLWTTWMAYATIRKRDILAHRDWMTRSFALTLAAVTLRIYVPLASSVWHWHPEFVVESSAWLSWIPNLIVAEILIRTKAIKI